One window of the Microvirga mediterraneensis genome contains the following:
- a CDS encoding phosphate acetyltransferase — translation MTVVPSTQSSSQPARQHAKYNRLVAIAQSLPKLKVAVAHPCDAASLSAVFEAAELGLIDPILVGPQTKITAAAQALGRPVATMRIVDAPHSAAAAEKAVDLVRAGEADALMKGSLHTDELMGAVVRREGGLRTARRISHCFVMDVPQHETALIITDAAVNIAPTLEDKIHIVQNAIDLARAMRVDPVRVAILSAMETVNPKVPSTIEAAALCKMADRGQITGAIVDGPLALDNAIDLGAAKIKKIQSPVAGQANVLVVPDLEAGNMLAKSLTFLADADAAGIVLGARVPIILTSRADSTITRLASCAVASLVADAQRKQLGVPEV, via the coding sequence ATGACGGTTGTACCATCAACTCAGAGCTCTTCTCAGCCGGCGCGCCAGCATGCCAAATATAACCGGCTCGTGGCGATCGCTCAATCTCTGCCTAAGCTGAAGGTGGCGGTGGCGCACCCTTGCGATGCGGCCTCGTTGAGTGCGGTGTTCGAGGCGGCCGAACTCGGCTTGATCGATCCGATCCTCGTCGGGCCGCAGACGAAGATCACGGCCGCCGCACAGGCGCTCGGCAGGCCGGTCGCCACGATGCGCATTGTCGACGCCCCGCATAGCGCTGCCGCTGCCGAGAAAGCCGTCGATCTCGTCAGGGCCGGCGAAGCCGATGCGCTGATGAAGGGGAGCCTCCATACGGACGAGCTTATGGGCGCGGTGGTTCGCCGCGAGGGCGGACTGCGGACGGCGCGCCGGATCAGCCATTGCTTCGTCATGGATGTTCCGCAGCATGAGACGGCGCTCATCATCACGGATGCCGCAGTCAATATCGCGCCTACCCTGGAGGACAAGATTCACATCGTCCAGAATGCCATCGACCTCGCGCGGGCGATGCGCGTCGATCCGGTGCGGGTGGCAATCCTGTCGGCCATGGAAACGGTGAACCCGAAAGTACCTTCGACCATCGAGGCAGCGGCCCTGTGCAAGATGGCCGATCGCGGACAGATCACGGGCGCCATCGTGGATGGTCCCCTGGCGCTCGACAATGCCATCGATCTCGGCGCGGCGAAGATCAAGAAAATACAGTCGCCTGTCGCCGGGCAGGCGAACGTGCTTGTCGTTCCCGATCTCGAGGCCGGCAACATGCTCGCCAAGAGCCTGACCTTTCTGGCCGATGCGGATGCTGCGGGCATCGTGCTTGGGGCTCGGGTGCCGATCATTCTTACCAGCCGGGCCGACTCGACGATTACGCGCTTGGCTTCCTGCGCCGTCGCATCCCTCGTGGCCGATGCGCAGCGCAAGCAGCTCGGCGTCCCGGAGGTCTGA
- the gyrA gene encoding DNA gyrase subunit A, translating into MKRSYLDYAMSVIVSRALPDARDGLKPVHRRILYSMHENGYTPDKKYVKSARIVGDVMGQYHPHGDSAIYDALVRMAQDFSLRLMLVDGQGNFGSVDGDPPAAMRYTESRLAKAAMPLLDDIDKDTVDFTPNYDESKDEPSVLPARFPNLLVNGAGGIAVGMATNMPPHNLGEVINGCLAFIDNDGISTEELIEIIPGPDFPTGALILGRAGVKSAYTTGRGSIVMRAKSEVEEVRKDREALIFTEIPYQVNKASLIEKIAELVREKKIEGIADLRDESDRDGMRIVVEIKRDAMADVVLNQLYRYTPLQTSFGANMVALNGGRPELMNLKDLIKAFVDFREEVVSRRTKFLLNKARERAHVLCGLAIAVANIDEVIRLIRTSPDPNTAREALMGRDWPAHDIAPLIALVDDPRHKINDDGTYRLSETQARAILDLRLQRLTALGRDEIGDELAKLAAEISNYLDILRSRARIMGIIKDELIEVRDGFATPRRTQIVDWDSDVDDEDLIAREDMVVTVSHAGYIKRVPLSTYRAQRRGGKGRSAMTTRDEDFVTRLFVANTHTPVIFFSSEGQAYKEKVWRLPLAAPNAKGKALVNMLPIKQGERITTIMPLPEDEASWDKLDVMFATSRGTVRRNKLSDFVQVNRGGKIAMKLDEGDHIVDVQICSEHDDVLLTTAKGQCIRFPVTDVRVFKGRDSMGVRGINLAEGDDIISMAILRHVEATGEERAAYLKMRRAVTGEQMGADADASEDAEETEGANFSLSQERYAEMSAQEQCILTISEKGYGKRTVSYEYRITGRGGKGITAMAVNSRNGKLVASFPVDNADQIMLVTDGGQLIRVPVEGIRVVGRNSQGVTIFSTRDKEKVVSVEHIEGEDEDNGEGVEDTASEGGEATEE; encoded by the coding sequence ATGAAGCGCTCCTATCTCGATTACGCCATGAGCGTGATCGTGAGCCGCGCTCTGCCCGACGCGCGCGACGGCCTCAAGCCCGTGCACCGGCGCATCCTCTATTCGATGCACGAGAACGGCTACACGCCGGACAAGAAATACGTGAAGTCCGCCCGCATCGTCGGCGACGTGATGGGTCAATACCATCCCCACGGCGACAGTGCGATCTACGACGCCTTGGTGCGCATGGCGCAGGACTTCTCGCTGCGCCTCATGCTCGTGGACGGTCAGGGCAATTTCGGCTCCGTGGACGGCGATCCGCCGGCGGCCATGCGCTACACCGAGTCCCGCCTCGCCAAGGCGGCCATGCCGCTGCTCGACGATATCGACAAGGACACGGTCGATTTCACGCCCAACTACGACGAGTCGAAGGACGAGCCGTCGGTTCTGCCCGCGCGCTTTCCGAACCTGCTCGTCAACGGCGCCGGCGGCATCGCGGTCGGCATGGCGACCAACATGCCGCCCCATAACCTGGGCGAGGTCATCAACGGCTGCCTGGCCTTCATCGACAACGACGGAATCTCGACCGAGGAGCTGATCGAGATCATCCCCGGCCCGGACTTTCCGACCGGCGCGCTGATCCTCGGACGTGCGGGCGTCAAGTCCGCCTACACCACGGGCCGCGGCTCCATCGTCATGCGGGCGAAGTCCGAGGTCGAGGAGGTCCGCAAGGACCGCGAGGCGCTGATCTTCACCGAGATCCCGTATCAGGTGAACAAGGCCTCGCTGATCGAGAAGATCGCCGAGCTCGTGCGCGAGAAGAAGATCGAGGGCATCGCGGATCTGCGCGACGAATCGGACCGCGACGGCATGCGCATCGTGGTCGAGATCAAGCGCGACGCCATGGCCGACGTGGTGCTCAACCAGCTCTATCGCTACACGCCGCTGCAGACGAGCTTCGGCGCCAACATGGTGGCGCTCAACGGCGGCCGCCCCGAGCTGATGAACCTGAAGGACCTGATCAAGGCCTTCGTGGATTTCCGCGAGGAGGTCGTCTCCCGCCGCACCAAGTTCCTGCTGAACAAGGCGCGCGAGCGCGCCCACGTGTTGTGCGGCCTCGCCATCGCGGTGGCGAACATCGACGAGGTCATCCGCCTCATCCGCACCTCGCCCGATCCGAACACGGCCCGCGAGGCGCTCATGGGCCGCGATTGGCCGGCGCACGACATCGCGCCGCTGATCGCGCTCGTGGACGACCCGCGCCACAAGATCAACGATGACGGCACCTATCGTCTTTCCGAGACGCAGGCTCGGGCGATCCTCGACCTCCGCCTCCAGCGCCTGACGGCGCTCGGCCGTGACGAGATCGGCGACGAACTCGCCAAGCTCGCGGCGGAAATCTCGAACTATCTCGATATTCTGCGGTCCCGCGCCCGCATCATGGGCATCATCAAGGACGAGCTGATCGAGGTCCGCGATGGGTTCGCGACCCCGCGCCGGACCCAGATCGTCGATTGGGATTCCGATGTCGACGACGAGGACCTGATCGCCCGCGAGGACATGGTCGTCACCGTGTCCCATGCCGGCTACATCAAGCGCGTGCCGCTTTCGACCTATCGGGCGCAGCGCCGCGGCGGCAAGGGCCGTTCCGCCATGACGACGAGGGACGAGGATTTCGTCACGCGTCTCTTCGTGGCGAACACCCACACGCCCGTGATCTTCTTCTCGTCCGAAGGCCAGGCTTACAAGGAGAAGGTGTGGCGTCTGCCGCTGGCCGCTCCCAACGCCAAGGGCAAGGCCCTGGTGAACATGCTGCCGATCAAGCAGGGCGAGCGCATCACCACCATCATGCCGCTGCCCGAGGACGAGGCGTCCTGGGACAAGCTGGACGTGATGTTCGCGACGTCTCGCGGCACGGTTCGCCGCAACAAGCTGTCGGACTTCGTCCAGGTCAATCGCGGCGGCAAGATCGCCATGAAGCTCGATGAGGGCGATCACATCGTCGACGTGCAGATCTGCTCGGAGCACGACGACGTGCTGCTCACCACGGCCAAGGGCCAGTGCATCCGCTTCCCGGTCACGGACGTGCGCGTGTTCAAGGGCCGCGATTCCATGGGCGTGCGCGGCATCAACCTGGCCGAGGGAGACGACATCATCTCCATGGCCATCCTTCGCCACGTGGAAGCCACGGGCGAGGAGCGGGCGGCCTATCTGAAGATGCGCCGCGCGGTCACCGGCGAGCAGATGGGCGCCGATGCCGATGCGTCGGAGGATGCGGAGGAGACAGAGGGCGCCAACTTCTCGCTCTCGCAGGAGCGCTATGCGGAGATGAGCGCGCAGGAGCAGTGCATCCTGACGATCTCCGAGAAGGGCTACGGCAAGCGCACCGTGTCCTACGAGTACCGCATCACGGGACGCGGCGGCAAAGGCATCACGGCCATGGCGGTCAACAGCCGCAACGGCAAGCTCGTGGCGTCCTTCCCGGTCGACAATGCCGACCAGATCATGCTCGTCACCGACGGCGGCCAGCTGATCCGCGTGCCGGTGGAAGGCATCCGCGTCGTCGGCCGCAACTCGCAAGGCGTCACCATCTTCTCCACCCGCGACAAGGAGAAGGTGGTCTCGGTGGAGCACATCGAGGGCGAGGACGAGGATAACGGCGAAGGCGTCGAGGACACCGCGTCCGAGGGCGGCGAGGCGACGGAAGAGTAA
- a CDS encoding peptidylprolyl isomerase yields MADPENTIIMETTKGRVVIELRPDLAPGHVERIKTLSRQGFYDNVPFHRVIEGFMAQTGDPTGTGTGGSDLPDLKAEFNAEPHVRGVCSMARTNQPHSANSQFFIVFDDARFLDKQYTVWGKVTEGMENVDKIKRGEPVRDPDRIVSMKVAADAA; encoded by the coding sequence ATGGCAGACCCCGAAAACACCATCATCATGGAAACCACCAAGGGCCGTGTGGTCATCGAGCTGCGTCCGGACCTCGCTCCCGGCCATGTCGAGCGCATCAAGACGCTGTCCCGCCAGGGCTTTTACGACAACGTGCCGTTCCACCGGGTGATCGAGGGCTTCATGGCCCAGACCGGCGATCCGACCGGGACGGGCACCGGCGGTTCCGACCTGCCGGACCTGAAGGCCGAGTTCAACGCCGAGCCGCATGTGCGCGGCGTGTGCTCCATGGCCCGCACGAACCAGCCCCATTCCGCCAATTCGCAGTTCTTCATCGTCTTCGACGATGCCCGTTTCCTCGACAAGCAGTATACTGTCTGGGGCAAGGTGACCGAGGGCATGGAGAACGTGGACAAGATCAAGCGCGGCGAGCCCGTCCGCGATCCCGATCGCATCGTGTCCATGAAGGTCGCTGCCGACGCAGCTTGA
- the coaD gene encoding pantetheine-phosphate adenylyltransferase gives MTRTALYTGSFDPVTNGHLDVLRQACSVADRIVVAIGVHSSKAPIFPAEERAEMLREVCGPILQERGVTLEVVTFNDLAVEAARRHGASLIVRGLRDGTDFDYEIQMASMNAAMAPDVQTLFFAASPPVRPITATLVRQIAGMGGEVSAFVPGLVAERLKAKFKRP, from the coding sequence ATGACCCGCACCGCGCTCTATACCGGCAGCTTCGATCCCGTCACCAACGGACACCTGGACGTTCTGCGCCAGGCCTGCAGCGTGGCGGACAGGATCGTGGTCGCAATCGGGGTCCATTCCTCGAAGGCGCCGATCTTTCCCGCCGAGGAGCGGGCCGAGATGCTGCGCGAGGTCTGCGGGCCGATCCTGCAGGAGAGAGGCGTGACGCTGGAGGTGGTCACCTTCAACGATCTCGCCGTCGAGGCGGCCCGCCGTCATGGGGCGAGCCTCATCGTGCGCGGCCTCAGGGACGGGACGGATTTCGACTACGAAATCCAGATGGCGTCCATGAACGCCGCCATGGCGCCGGATGTCCAGACCCTGTTCTTCGCGGCTTCGCCTCCGGTTCGCCCCATCACGGCCACGCTTGTGCGTCAGATCGCCGGAATGGGCGGTGAGGTCTCGGCTTTCGTGCCGGGTCTTGTCGCCGAGCGTCTGAAGGCCAAATTCAAGCGGCCATAA
- a CDS encoding M20 family metallopeptidase — protein MSSSSPSLDTLLTWIRTESPTHDRAGVNLMMDLVVAQMQDAPVAVERIPGTEGLGDVLVLRAGPQTAEPGILVMSHLDTVHPVGTIENDLPLRIEGDRLYGPGIYDMKGGAWFALEAFKDVARRGTAARPMVFLVTPDEEIGSPITRPMIEDLGRRSAYALVTEPARDGGQIVTARKGVGRFDVHVEGRPAHAGSRHKDGRNAVYEAARQILAIEALTDYARGITTTVGMVSGGTAVNTIPQHCRFPVDLRVETVADGEAVTATILGLKSSNPDFKVSVAGGMNRPPYERSEATAKLFDHAKSLAAEIGFDLVSAPRAGGGSDGNFTAALGIPTLDGLGIDGDGAHTLQEYGLISSIAPRQQLMARLLETLR, from the coding sequence ATGAGCTCCTCCTCGCCATCCCTCGACACGCTCCTCACCTGGATCCGCACGGAAAGCCCGACCCATGACCGGGCCGGGGTCAACCTGATGATGGATCTCGTCGTCGCGCAGATGCAGGACGCCCCCGTGGCGGTCGAGCGGATCCCGGGCACGGAGGGGCTGGGCGACGTTCTCGTGCTGCGCGCCGGGCCGCAGACGGCCGAGCCCGGCATTCTGGTCATGTCGCATCTCGATACGGTGCATCCCGTCGGCACCATCGAGAACGACCTGCCGCTGCGCATCGAGGGCGATCGGCTCTACGGTCCCGGCATCTACGACATGAAGGGCGGGGCCTGGTTCGCGCTCGAAGCCTTCAAGGATGTCGCCCGCAGGGGCACGGCGGCGCGGCCCATGGTCTTCCTGGTGACGCCCGACGAGGAGATCGGCTCCCCGATCACCCGCCCGATGATCGAGGATCTCGGCCGTCGTTCGGCCTATGCGCTCGTGACGGAACCGGCCCGCGACGGCGGCCAGATCGTCACGGCCCGCAAGGGAGTGGGGCGCTTCGACGTGCATGTGGAAGGCCGCCCGGCCCATGCGGGATCGCGGCACAAGGACGGGCGCAACGCCGTCTACGAGGCCGCGCGGCAGATCCTCGCCATCGAGGCCCTGACCGATTATGCGCGCGGGATCACCACCACGGTCGGGATGGTCTCCGGCGGCACGGCGGTGAACACGATCCCGCAGCATTGCCGTTTCCCTGTGGACCTGCGCGTCGAGACGGTGGCGGACGGCGAGGCCGTGACGGCCACGATCCTCGGGCTGAAATCCTCCAATCCGGACTTCAAGGTCTCCGTCGCCGGCGGCATGAACCGGCCGCCCTACGAGCGGAGCGAGGCCACCGCGAAGCTCTTCGACCATGCCAAGTCTCTTGCCGCCGAGATCGGCTTCGATCTGGTCTCAGCGCCCCGCGCCGGCGGCGGCTCGGACGGCAACTTCACGGCGGCGCTCGGCATCCCGACCCTCGACGGCCTCGGCATCGACGGCGACGGGGCGCACACGCTCCAGGAATACGGCCTGATCTCCTCCATCGCGCCGAGGCAGCAGCTCATGGCGCGCCTGCTGGAGACCCTGCGCTGA
- a CDS encoding peptidylprolyl isomerase, producing MKRLLIAGALVLAGLAPAAAQQANDPQNTVFLDTKDGRITIRLRPDLAPKHVEQIKTLTKQGFYNGVVFHRVIDGFMAQTGDPTGTGTGKSNLPNVPAEFTKTQYKRGSVGMARSQSPDSANSQFFICYEGCGPLTGQYTLFGEVVSGMDVADKIKKGDSAANGMVTNPDKIVKMQLAADAK from the coding sequence ATGAAGCGTCTGCTCATTGCCGGAGCGCTCGTGCTCGCAGGCCTCGCTCCCGCCGCCGCCCAGCAGGCCAACGACCCGCAGAACACGGTCTTCCTCGACACCAAGGACGGCCGCATTACCATCCGCCTGCGGCCGGATCTGGCGCCCAAGCACGTGGAGCAGATCAAGACCCTCACAAAGCAGGGCTTTTATAACGGCGTCGTCTTCCACCGGGTGATCGACGGCTTCATGGCCCAGACGGGTGATCCCACCGGCACCGGCACGGGCAAGTCCAACCTGCCCAACGTTCCGGCCGAGTTCACCAAGACCCAGTACAAGCGCGGCTCCGTCGGCATGGCCCGCTCCCAGAGCCCGGATTCCGCCAACAGCCAGTTCTTCATCTGCTACGAGGGCTGCGGCCCGCTGACCGGCCAGTACACCCTCTTCGGTGAGGTCGTATCCGGCATGGACGTGGCCGACAAGATCAAGAAGGGCGATTCGGCAGCCAACGGCATGGTCACGAATCCGGACAAGATCGTGAAGATGCAGCTCGCCGCCGACGCGAAATAA
- a CDS encoding protein phosphatase 2C domain-containing protein, translating into MFTVLERISWPGHPEKPNEDICGVSGDWAWVIDTSIFPGTKPVMDEKSDAAWLARFADERLSNLASQAEDGVALLRHVMEEARTAYRAVAPMERHEDFVTWPLGAMTLVHRKGKVLDAWTFGDTTAYVRQPDGSVQVLGDAPGLREAEAAKAAELMRQAGSRPTAILDEPVFLAWLGERRERQRKSGVPAALLSLNPDAAGRLRHETASCEEGTVILLASDGFSALVDLYRAMDARALVEAAQADGLEKLAKLAREIEAERDPDGRLFPRFKASDDTTALLLRA; encoded by the coding sequence ATGTTCACTGTTTTGGAACGGATCAGCTGGCCTGGGCATCCGGAAAAGCCCAACGAGGACATCTGTGGCGTCTCGGGCGACTGGGCCTGGGTGATCGATACCTCGATCTTTCCCGGGACCAAACCCGTCATGGATGAAAAGAGCGATGCCGCCTGGCTCGCCCGGTTCGCGGACGAGCGGCTCTCCAATCTCGCGTCCCAGGCCGAGGACGGCGTCGCCCTCCTGCGGCACGTCATGGAGGAGGCCCGCACCGCTTACCGCGCCGTCGCGCCCATGGAGAGGCACGAGGATTTCGTCACGTGGCCCCTCGGAGCCATGACGCTGGTGCACCGCAAGGGCAAGGTTCTCGACGCCTGGACCTTCGGCGACACCACGGCCTATGTCCGGCAGCCGGACGGCTCGGTTCAGGTCCTAGGCGACGCTCCCGGTCTGCGCGAGGCCGAGGCCGCGAAGGCGGCCGAATTGATGCGGCAGGCGGGCTCCCGGCCGACGGCCATTCTCGATGAACCGGTGTTTCTCGCGTGGCTCGGCGAGCGTCGGGAGCGCCAGCGGAAGAGCGGCGTCCCGGCGGCGCTTCTGAGCCTCAACCCGGATGCGGCCGGCCGCCTGCGGCACGAGACGGCATCCTGTGAAGAGGGAACGGTCATCCTCCTCGCCTCGGACGGCTTTTCGGCACTCGTCGACCTCTATCGGGCGATGGACGCCAGGGCCCTGGTGGAAGCCGCCCAGGCCGACGGCCTCGAAAAGCTGGCGAAGCTGGCACGGGAGATCGAGGCCGAGCGCGATCCGGACGGCAGGCTCTTCCCGCGTTTCAAGGCCAGCGACGATACGACGGCGCTGCTGCTGAGGGCTTAG
- the rnk gene encoding nucleoside diphosphate kinase regulator, which translates to MSRKASGTAKPRITLTAADYEKLTALTEAAMHTMPDVAQELSGELDRAHVLAGGKQRADAVHMGCEVDFRDDTTGRVQTVTLVYPHEADISKGRISVLTPIGTALIGLPLGQSIDWTTRTGETRRLTVLQVRSPATTEREPV; encoded by the coding sequence ATGTCCAGAAAAGCATCCGGCACAGCCAAACCACGGATCACGCTGACCGCGGCCGATTACGAAAAGCTTACAGCCCTTACCGAGGCGGCCATGCACACGATGCCGGACGTGGCGCAGGAACTCTCCGGGGAGCTCGACCGGGCCCATGTTCTGGCCGGCGGGAAACAGCGCGCCGACGCCGTCCATATGGGCTGCGAGGTCGATTTCCGGGACGACACCACGGGACGGGTGCAAACGGTGACCCTGGTCTATCCGCACGAGGCCGACATCTCGAAGGGAAGAATCTCGGTGCTGACGCCGATCGGAACTGCTCTCATCGGCCTCCCGCTCGGTCAATCGATCGACTGGACCACGCGCACCGGAGAGACGAGGCGATTGACGGTACTGCAGGTCAGAAGCCCTGCCACGACGGAGCGCGAGCCCGTCTGA
- the queA gene encoding tRNA preQ1(34) S-adenosylmethionine ribosyltransferase-isomerase QueA produces MRVDLFDFDLPETSIALRPVEPRDAARMLVVRPGTGLEDRIVRDLPDLLQPGDVLVLNNTKVIPSRLYGLRVREENAARVEIMLHKREGADRWRAFARPAKKLHVGDRIRFGDPSESTACELVRLDAEVVEKGEGGDVALCFSFAGAFLDEAIARLGELPLPPYIAGKRPTDDKDRSDYQTVYAKDEGAVAAPTAGLHFTDDLFRRLEERGIARHFVTLHVGAGTFLPVKADDTDEHRMHAEWGSVSPETALALNEARSRGGRIVAVGTTSLRLLESAAQEDGSIAPFSGDTAIFITPGYRFKAVDMLMTNFHLPRSTLFMLVSAFAGLDCMRAAYAHAIENGYRFYSYGDASLLFRR; encoded by the coding sequence ATGCGCGTCGATCTCTTCGACTTTGATCTCCCCGAGACCAGTATCGCGCTCCGCCCCGTGGAGCCGCGTGATGCCGCCCGCATGCTCGTGGTCCGGCCCGGAACCGGCCTCGAGGACCGGATCGTCCGTGACCTGCCGGATCTGCTGCAGCCTGGCGACGTGCTCGTCCTCAACAACACCAAGGTCATTCCGTCCCGGCTCTACGGCCTGCGCGTCCGCGAGGAGAATGCGGCGCGGGTCGAGATCATGCTGCACAAGCGAGAAGGCGCCGACCGATGGCGCGCCTTTGCCCGCCCGGCCAAGAAGCTTCACGTCGGCGACCGCATCCGCTTTGGAGACCCGTCCGAGAGCACGGCCTGCGAGCTCGTGCGGCTCGACGCTGAGGTCGTGGAGAAAGGCGAGGGGGGCGATGTGGCGCTCTGTTTTTCCTTCGCGGGGGCTTTCCTGGACGAGGCCATCGCTCGGCTCGGCGAGCTTCCCCTGCCGCCCTACATCGCCGGCAAGCGCCCCACCGACGACAAGGACCGGAGCGACTATCAGACCGTCTATGCGAAGGACGAGGGGGCGGTCGCAGCCCCGACTGCCGGCCTGCATTTCACGGACGATCTCTTCCGCCGTCTCGAAGAACGCGGCATTGCCCGTCATTTCGTAACCCTTCACGTGGGAGCGGGCACGTTCCTGCCCGTGAAGGCCGACGATACGGACGAGCACCGCATGCACGCGGAATGGGGTTCGGTCTCGCCAGAGACCGCCCTGGCGCTCAACGAGGCCAGGTCCAGGGGAGGGCGAATCGTGGCGGTCGGCACCACATCGTTGCGCCTTCTGGAGAGTGCCGCCCAGGAGGACGGCAGCATCGCGCCCTTCTCGGGCGATACCGCTATCTTCATCACGCCCGGCTACCGGTTCAAGGCCGTGGATATGCTGATGACCAACTTCCACCTGCCGCGCTCGACCCTCTTCATGCTGGTTTCGGCCTTTGCGGGCTTGGACTGCATGAGAGCAGCCTATGCTCACGCCATTGAAAACGGCTATCGTTTCTATTCCTATGGGGATGCGAGTTTGCTGTTTCGGCGCTGA
- the tgt gene encoding tRNA guanosine(34) transglycosylase Tgt has product MTTETFTFTVNKTDGAARTGEIRMPRGVIRTPAFMPVGTAATVKAMYPDQVKALGADVVLGNTYHLMLRPGAERVARLGGLHKFMNWPYPILTDSGGFQVMSLSALRKIDETGVTFQSHIDGSTHVLTPERSIEIQGLLGSDIQMQLDECVKLPCSDEVAEKAMRLSLRWAERCRVAFGDQPGKAMFGIVQGGAVERLRIESAKELAALDLKGYAIGGLAVGEPQDVMLRMIETVEPHMPSEKPRYLMGVGTPDDIVEAVRRGVDMFDCVMPTRAGRHGQVFTRHGRMNLRNARFAEDTSPLDPESKCTASNTYSRAYLHHLVRSNEILGMMLLTWNNLAYYQELTAGLRKAIAEGRLDDYIGEVKEGWARGERDSKADIGRHADNIAMADEG; this is encoded by the coding sequence ATGACCACCGAGACCTTCACCTTCACCGTCAATAAGACCGACGGAGCGGCACGTACCGGCGAGATCCGCATGCCGCGCGGCGTTATCCGCACGCCTGCCTTCATGCCTGTCGGAACGGCCGCTACCGTGAAAGCGATGTATCCCGATCAGGTGAAGGCACTGGGAGCCGATGTGGTGCTCGGCAACACCTATCATCTCATGCTCCGTCCCGGCGCCGAGCGGGTGGCCAGGCTCGGTGGCCTGCACAAGTTCATGAACTGGCCCTATCCGATCCTCACCGATTCCGGCGGTTTCCAGGTCATGTCGCTATCGGCCCTGCGCAAGATCGACGAAACAGGGGTTACCTTCCAGTCTCATATCGACGGCTCGACCCATGTGCTGACGCCGGAGCGCTCCATCGAGATCCAGGGGCTTCTGGGCTCCGACATCCAGATGCAGCTCGACGAATGCGTGAAGCTGCCCTGCTCCGACGAGGTGGCTGAAAAGGCGATGCGCCTGTCCCTCCGCTGGGCGGAGCGCTGCCGGGTGGCTTTCGGCGACCAGCCCGGAAAGGCCATGTTCGGCATCGTCCAGGGCGGCGCGGTGGAGCGGCTGCGCATCGAGAGCGCAAAGGAGCTCGCAGCACTGGATCTCAAGGGCTACGCCATCGGCGGCTTGGCAGTGGGCGAGCCGCAGGACGTGATGCTGCGCATGATCGAGACGGTCGAACCCCATATGCCCAGTGAGAAACCCCGCTACCTCATGGGAGTGGGCACGCCCGACGACATCGTGGAGGCGGTGCGTCGGGGTGTCGACATGTTCGACTGCGTCATGCCCACCCGTGCCGGACGCCACGGACAGGTCTTTACCCGCCACGGCCGCATGAACCTGCGCAACGCGCGCTTCGCCGAGGATACCAGCCCGCTCGATCCGGAATCGAAGTGCACGGCCTCGAACACCTATTCGCGCGCCTACCTGCACCACCTCGTCCGCTCGAACGAGATCCTGGGCATGATGCTCCTGACCTGGAACAACCTGGCCTATTACCAGGAACTCACGGCCGGCCTTCGCAAGGCTATCGCCGAGGGACGCCTCGATGACTATATCGGCGAGGTCAAGGAAGGCTGGGCCAGGGGTGAGCGGGACAGCAAGGCGGATATCGGCCGACACGCGGACAACATCGCTATGGCGGACGAGGGATGA
- a CDS encoding MarC family protein has product MLLDYISAALVTLLVTLDPVALAPIFVSLTRGMNAQERRRVSMRACMIAFGILAFFGLGGEVLLRLLGVGIPAFRISGGLLLFWIAFEMVFERRNERKQHTADIAITEDHIRNVAAFPLAIPLMAGPGAITAVILLAGRADGNIAYLTALLILIALGILSCLVVFSAADRVSRWLGVTGNVVLTRLLGVILAGLAVQFIIDGVLALVRGPAA; this is encoded by the coding sequence ATGCTCCTCGACTACATATCCGCCGCTCTCGTGACCCTGCTCGTCACCCTCGACCCGGTGGCTCTGGCGCCGATCTTCGTATCGCTGACCCGGGGTATGAACGCACAAGAGCGCCGCAGGGTCTCCATGCGGGCCTGCATGATCGCGTTCGGTATCCTGGCCTTCTTCGGCCTGGGGGGCGAGGTGCTGCTGCGGCTTCTCGGGGTCGGCATTCCGGCCTTCCGCATCTCCGGCGGCCTGCTGCTGTTCTGGATCGCCTTCGAGATGGTGTTCGAGCGCCGCAACGAGCGCAAGCAGCATACGGCCGACATCGCCATCACCGAGGACCACATCCGCAACGTCGCGGCCTTCCCGCTCGCCATTCCGCTGATGGCGGGCCCCGGCGCCATCACGGCCGTGATCCTGCTTGCGGGACGGGCGGACGGCAACATCGCCTATCTCACCGCCCTGCTGATCCTGATCGCGCTCGGCATCCTGAGCTGTCTGGTGGTGTTCTCCGCCGCCGACCGGGTCTCCCGCTGGCTCGGCGTGACGGGCAACGTGGTGCTGACCCGCCTGCTCGGCGTCATCCTGGCGGGCCTTGCGGTGCAGTTCATCATCGACGGCGTGCTGGCGCTGGTCCGGGGACCGGCGGCTTAA